The Rhodocytophaga rosea genome has a segment encoding these proteins:
- a CDS encoding flavin reductase family protein, which yields MIFTQDDIKSLEQRYRATFINSLAGFKQAVLVGTISTNGHSNLAIFNSILHIGANPAMYGLLFRPDTVKRDTLTNILDSKVYTLNYVPTSDYEKAHQTSAKYETTISEFTAVGFTEQFTQNCKAPFVQEAVVKIGMQLEERIDIKINGTILLIGSLQYIEMADNLVHRDGFVALEKAGVLACTGLDAYYSTQLLGRLSYARPDKWPGII from the coding sequence ATGATCTTTACACAGGACGACATTAAAAGTCTGGAGCAACGTTACCGGGCTACCTTTATCAACTCTTTAGCCGGATTTAAGCAAGCCGTGTTAGTAGGCACCATCTCCACCAATGGCCATTCTAATCTGGCCATTTTTAATTCCATTTTACATATTGGGGCAAATCCGGCCATGTATGGATTACTCTTCCGGCCAGATACCGTAAAAAGAGATACCTTAACAAATATACTGGATTCGAAAGTATACACCCTCAACTATGTACCTACCTCTGACTATGAAAAGGCTCACCAGACCTCAGCCAAATATGAAACTACTATCTCTGAATTTACGGCTGTGGGTTTTACAGAACAGTTTACACAAAATTGTAAAGCGCCCTTTGTGCAGGAAGCCGTTGTAAAAATAGGTATGCAGCTGGAAGAAAGGATTGATATCAAAATTAACGGCACTATTCTTCTTATTGGCAGCCTACAGTACATTGAGATGGCTGATAATCTGGTGCATAGGGATGGATTTGTAGCCCTGGAAAAGGCCGGCGTGCTGGCTTGTACCGGACTGGATGCCTATTATAGTACCCAGCTTCTTGGACGCTTATCGTATGCCAGACCTGACAAATGGCCAGGCATTATTTAA
- a CDS encoding ankyrin repeat domain-containing protein, producing MYEMNSLPEALLHAARIGDITLLETVLAQKPDINTQDSRGFTPLVLACYNGNLESVQLLLKAGADVNIPDFSGNTALMGVCFKGYAPIAGLLITHGADLNLQHSNGGTALMFATLFGRNDLVKLMLDHGADTSIRESRGLTALDLAYQQGNEQAIELLQRV from the coding sequence ATGTACGAAATGAACAGCCTGCCAGAAGCACTTCTCCATGCGGCCCGAATTGGAGATATCACACTCCTGGAAACAGTGCTTGCCCAGAAGCCAGATATAAACACCCAGGATAGCCGTGGCTTTACACCCCTGGTTCTGGCCTGTTATAACGGAAACCTGGAATCCGTCCAGCTATTACTTAAAGCAGGTGCCGATGTAAACATACCTGATTTTAGTGGGAATACGGCCTTAATGGGCGTTTGCTTCAAAGGATATGCCCCTATTGCCGGACTGCTGATCACCCATGGTGCCGATCTGAATCTGCAACATAGCAATGGAGGTACTGCCCTGATGTTTGCTACTTTATTTGGCCGCAATGACCTCGTAAAACTCATGCTCGACCATGGCGCTGACACATCCATCCGGGAAAGCCGGGGACTTACTGCTCTCGATTTAGCTT